In Procambarus clarkii isolate CNS0578487 chromosome 13, FALCON_Pclarkii_2.0, whole genome shotgun sequence, the following are encoded in one genomic region:
- the LOC138364499 gene encoding uncharacterized protein: MMRRIGTYGVWSQYSLVGRKRKRVFKTLDICNVIIKACINTHTNATERDVETSIADMLKNAPNKHGGNRYKGGEARIHVHHIAESDMTNNENSGEPGAWHTAESSLMSI; encoded by the exons atgatgaggaggatagggacctatggggtctggtctcagtattcactcgttgggcgcaagaggaaacgtgtcttcaaaaccttggatatttgtaatgtaataataa aagcctgtatcaacacccacactaatgcaactgaaagagatgttgagacaagtattgctgatatgttgaagaacgccccaaacaaacacggtggaaacagatacaag ggtggtgaagcaagaatacatgtgcatcacatagcagagtcggatatgacgaataatgaaaacagcggagagcctggtgcatggcataccgctgaatcttctctaatgtctatatag